In Chrysiogenes arsenatis DSM 11915, the following proteins share a genomic window:
- a CDS encoding PAS domain-containing hybrid sensor histidine kinase/response regulator, whose translation MAAIPPVTAQDLRQRAEELFRSSENLIPASTSPEEMKQLFHELQVHQIELEMQNEELRRAQAELDASQARYFDLYDLAPACYVTITAKNIIQDVNLAAATMFGVVRSLLVNEGISRIMLRESQLTFSQHLRQCMETSTAQEWEMRLMRVGGELFWAHLQVTLGQNGEYWLIINDITERKRAEADLLQAKVAAESANIAKSQFLANMSHEIRTPMNSVLGMAQLLEMTELTAKQREYVELLRLSGKNLLSLLSDILDLSKIEAGKIIVEPAIFSLNQCMYDSILLQEAVAHKKGLKLQVEIAEKIPHLLVGDQLRIKQILLNLLGNAVKFTATGSITVSVHLLEKHDATVLIRIDVRDTGIGIAAESIEQIFKAFTQQDGSMTRNYGGTGLGLTISRSLAELMGGTITVESTQGVGSCFSVTLPFFVAKEIVTIQAATPQTATGWDGPALRVLYAEDDQISIKFGASLFEILGIDIVVVENGRECLTALEQGTFDLVLMDIQMPVMNGEETLKEIRRKEQSSGLRLPIIAVTAHSMRGDRERFLEEGFDGYVSKPLITRVLVAEMKRVMGLSGETMEKIPE comes from the coding sequence ATGGCAGCCATACCACCCGTAACCGCCCAGGATCTCCGACAGCGTGCCGAGGAGTTATTCCGGTCAAGCGAAAACCTCATTCCTGCATCGACTTCACCGGAGGAAATGAAACAATTATTCCACGAACTGCAGGTGCATCAGATTGAGCTGGAGATGCAGAATGAGGAACTGCGGCGTGCGCAGGCGGAACTGGATGCCTCACAGGCACGCTACTTCGACCTGTATGATCTGGCTCCTGCATGTTATGTGACCATCACGGCGAAAAATATTATTCAAGACGTCAATCTTGCGGCAGCTACCATGTTTGGCGTCGTCCGGAGCCTGCTTGTCAATGAGGGGATCAGCCGGATAATGCTCAGAGAGAGCCAACTCACCTTCTCTCAACATCTCAGACAGTGCATGGAAACAAGCACTGCGCAGGAGTGGGAGATGCGTCTGATGCGTGTCGGTGGCGAACTCTTCTGGGCGCATCTGCAGGTTACACTGGGGCAGAACGGAGAATACTGGCTTATTATTAACGATATTACAGAACGTAAACGAGCGGAAGCCGATTTACTCCAAGCCAAAGTCGCCGCCGAATCGGCTAATATAGCCAAAAGCCAGTTTCTGGCCAATATGAGCCATGAGATCCGCACCCCGATGAACAGCGTACTTGGTATGGCCCAACTTCTGGAGATGACCGAACTGACCGCAAAACAGCGCGAGTATGTCGAGCTCCTCAGGCTTTCCGGTAAAAACCTGTTGTCACTCCTCAGTGATATCCTTGACCTATCCAAGATAGAAGCTGGGAAGATTATTGTTGAGCCAGCCATTTTCAGCCTGAATCAGTGTATGTATGACAGCATCCTGTTGCAGGAAGCCGTCGCGCACAAAAAAGGGCTCAAACTTCAAGTTGAAATCGCGGAAAAGATCCCTCATCTGCTGGTGGGCGACCAGCTCCGCATCAAACAGATCCTCCTCAACCTGCTGGGAAATGCTGTCAAGTTTACGGCTACGGGGAGCATTACCGTCTCCGTGCACCTACTGGAAAAGCACGATGCCACGGTGTTGATCCGTATCGATGTGCGTGACACTGGCATCGGTATCGCAGCAGAATCCATTGAGCAGATATTCAAAGCCTTTACCCAGCAAGATGGTTCGATGACCCGCAATTACGGCGGCACAGGACTCGGCCTGACCATCAGCCGGTCGCTGGCGGAACTTATGGGTGGCACGATAACCGTCGAAAGTACCCAGGGTGTCGGTAGTTGCTTCAGCGTCACGCTTCCTTTTTTTGTTGCCAAAGAAATCGTCACCATTCAGGCTGCCACACCACAAACAGCAACCGGCTGGGATGGGCCTGCGCTGCGGGTACTGTATGCAGAAGATGATCAAATCAGCATAAAGTTCGGGGCTTCACTGTTTGAAATACTGGGGATTGACATTGTTGTCGTCGAGAATGGCAGAGAGTGCCTTACCGCTCTGGAGCAAGGCACATTCGACTTGGTCTTGATGGATATCCAGATGCCGGTTATGAACGGTGAAGAAACCCTGAAAGAAATCCGCAGAAAAGAGCAGAGTAGTGGCCTGCGCCTGCCGATTATTGCGGTGACGGCTCACTCAATGCGTGGTGATAGAGAGCGTTTTCTGGAAGAAGGGTTTGATGGGTATGTATCGAAGCCGCTTATTACCAGGGTGCTTGTTGCTGAGATGAAACGGGTGATGGGGTTATCAGGTGAAACCATGGAAAAAATTCCAGAATGA
- a CDS encoding chemotaxis protein CheB yields the protein MARKKTVATEPEQTALEMVTTPSRPHFPIVGIGASAGGLAAFEAFFSGMPADKDPGMAFVLVQHLAPDHKSILTDLIRRYTRMEVFEVVDGVEVQPNCTYIIPPNCDMAFLNGTLQLLEPSAPRGHRLPIDFFFRSLAQDQHELAICIVLSGTGSDGTMGLRSIKGEGGMAMVQVPESTEYDGMPRSAINTGLVDYILPAAEMPAQLIAYAAHAFGKPPRPATVAEPKTESELKKVFVILRAQTGHDFSLYKPSTINRRIERRMAVHQITRLDGYVKYIQQTPLEVEALFRDLLIGVTNFFRDPLAFAELKEKIIPRIFADKPFGSIIRVWICGCSTGEEAYSIAILLQEHLETLKQQYTIQLFATDIDNQAIDQARKGYFAAGIASDITPERLARFFTLEADGKTYRIQKGIRDMLIFSEQDVIKDPPFSKLDLISCRNLLIYMGGELQKKVIPLFHYALNPGGFLFLGTSETVGEFSTLFTTLERKQKLYQRKENGYSEKRIPVTTFLPPMTNPDAELRQPAVGRTFPAKVPLQELAEQALLQQVIQAGILVNRSGDILYLHGRTGMYLEAATGWANNYNILKMAREGLQSDLTIALHKAATRNEVVCRSGLRVKTNGHFTTVNLSVSPVAARPDPVKRPGIPAVSEPALFLVVLEEALTQLPELVGSGSGLAQNPVEADSTGVLSSTTDSRLAALQLELQAKEEYIRSANEEMDASKEELKSANEELQSINEEMQSTNEELETSKEELQSVNEELATINAELQTKVVDLSRVNDDMNNLLAGTGIGTVFVDFQLRILRFTPSATQIVNLILSDIGRSIAHFASNLIGYNSFMADIQTVLSTLIPKEVEVQTADGVSYMMRILPYRTVDNVIEGAVITFVNITEIVQTRERLKTANDLIRMAVVVRDSHDAVVMQDMGGNIMSWNPAAVRMYGWSEAEALKRHIRELIPEELRTEEIKRLKQLSRKDILEPYRTQRIAKDGKILDVWLTATALLNEVGEVYAIATTERASIIEE from the coding sequence GCGCTATACCCGTATGGAGGTCTTTGAAGTCGTAGATGGGGTTGAGGTGCAGCCGAATTGTACCTATATCATTCCGCCCAACTGCGACATGGCTTTTTTAAACGGCACGTTGCAACTGCTAGAACCGTCAGCGCCGCGTGGGCATCGGCTGCCGATTGACTTCTTCTTTCGTTCCCTAGCGCAGGATCAGCACGAGTTAGCTATCTGCATCGTACTTTCTGGCACCGGCAGTGATGGCACGATGGGTCTTCGTTCGATCAAAGGCGAAGGTGGCATGGCGATGGTTCAGGTTCCTGAATCCACAGAGTATGACGGTATGCCTCGTAGTGCCATTAACACAGGATTAGTCGATTATATCCTGCCCGCGGCTGAAATGCCTGCACAGCTTATAGCATACGCCGCTCATGCCTTTGGCAAACCGCCACGACCAGCAACCGTCGCGGAACCCAAGACTGAGAGTGAACTAAAAAAAGTGTTTGTTATTCTGCGTGCACAGACAGGACATGATTTTTCCCTGTACAAGCCAAGCACCATTAACCGCCGCATCGAGCGGCGTATGGCAGTCCATCAGATCACAAGGTTGGACGGCTATGTCAAATATATTCAGCAGACACCGCTAGAGGTGGAAGCGCTTTTTCGTGATCTGTTGATTGGCGTCACCAACTTTTTCCGCGACCCGCTCGCCTTTGCTGAGCTTAAAGAAAAGATCATCCCGCGCATATTTGCCGACAAGCCGTTCGGCAGTATCATCAGGGTCTGGATCTGCGGCTGTTCTACCGGCGAAGAAGCCTACTCCATCGCTATTTTACTGCAGGAACATCTGGAAACCTTGAAGCAACAGTATACGATACAACTCTTTGCGACCGACATCGACAATCAGGCTATTGACCAGGCGCGCAAAGGTTACTTCGCCGCTGGTATTGCCAGTGATATCACACCGGAACGGCTGGCGCGCTTTTTCACTCTGGAAGCTGATGGTAAAACCTATCGTATCCAGAAAGGGATTCGCGACATGCTGATTTTTTCTGAACAGGACGTGATCAAAGATCCGCCTTTTTCCAAACTCGACTTGATCAGTTGCCGCAATCTCCTTATCTATATGGGAGGTGAGTTGCAGAAGAAGGTGATTCCACTATTTCATTATGCGTTGAATCCGGGCGGTTTTCTCTTTTTGGGCACGTCCGAGACTGTGGGTGAATTCAGCACTCTGTTTACCACGCTGGAGCGCAAACAGAAACTGTATCAGCGCAAAGAAAATGGGTATTCAGAGAAGCGAATCCCGGTAACAACGTTTTTGCCCCCCATGACAAATCCGGATGCGGAACTCCGGCAGCCCGCCGTCGGAAGGACTTTCCCGGCAAAAGTTCCGCTGCAGGAACTGGCAGAACAGGCGCTGCTGCAACAGGTAATCCAGGCTGGTATCCTTGTCAACAGAAGTGGCGATATTCTCTATCTGCATGGTCGCACCGGCATGTATCTGGAAGCGGCAACCGGCTGGGCGAACAACTACAACATCCTGAAGATGGCACGAGAAGGACTGCAGAGCGATTTAACCATTGCCCTGCACAAAGCTGCCACACGCAATGAGGTCGTCTGCCGTTCGGGGCTGCGCGTTAAAACCAACGGTCATTTCACCACGGTCAACCTGAGCGTCAGTCCGGTTGCTGCACGCCCTGACCCTGTTAAGCGACCGGGCATTCCGGCCGTCTCGGAACCGGCTTTGTTTCTGGTGGTATTGGAAGAGGCACTTACCCAGCTTCCCGAACTGGTTGGTAGTGGTTCTGGCCTAGCGCAAAACCCAGTCGAGGCAGACAGCACGGGAGTTCTCTCATCGACTACGGATTCCCGCCTGGCAGCTCTGCAATTGGAATTGCAAGCCAAGGAAGAATACATCCGGAGCGCCAATGAGGAGATGGACGCCTCCAAAGAGGAACTTAAATCCGCCAACGAGGAGCTGCAGTCGATTAACGAGGAGATGCAGTCGACCAATGAAGAGCTGGAAACCTCTAAGGAAGAGCTACAGTCGGTAAACGAAGAACTGGCGACAATCAACGCCGAACTGCAGACAAAGGTGGTGGATCTGTCACGAGTCAATGATGACATGAACAACCTGCTGGCAGGAACCGGTATCGGTACCGTGTTTGTGGATTTCCAGTTGCGTATTCTCCGCTTTACCCCCAGCGCAACCCAGATCGTCAATCTGATATTGAGCGATATCGGGCGCTCAATTGCGCACTTCGCCTCTAACCTGATTGGATACAACAGCTTTATGGCAGATATACAGACGGTGCTGAGTACCCTGATTCCCAAAGAGGTGGAGGTACAAACAGCGGATGGCGTCAGTTACATGATGCGCATTCTCCCCTACCGCACCGTAGACAATGTGATCGAAGGGGCGGTCATCACGTTTGTCAATATCACCGAGATTGTGCAAACGAGGGAACGTCTCAAAACAGCCAACGACCTGATCCGTATGGCGGTGGTTGTGCGCGATTCACACGATGCCGTTGTGATGCAGGACATGGGTGGGAACATCATGTCATGGAATCCGGCGGCGGTCAGGATGTACGGTTGGAGCGAGGCAGAGGCGCTGAAGCGACATATCCGCGAACTGATCCCGGAAGAGCTCCGCACGGAAGAGATAAAACGGCTGAAGCAGTTGAGCCGCAAAGATATTCTGGAGCCGTATCGCACCCAACGGATCGCTAAAGATGGCAAGATACTGGACGTGTGGCTGACCGCCACCGCTCTGTTGAATGAAGTTGGTGAAGTCTATGCGATTGCAACGACTGAGCGGGCAAGCATTATCGAGGAATAA